Below is a window of Planktothrix tepida PCC 9214 DNA.
TTGATCCCTACTCTAATTTCCTGTTGGTATTTAAAAGATACAGATAGCAGCCGGATGAAAGTTACAAGGATTCAACGTGTTGAACCTTTGCCACTTTCCACTTATCAGCAAGATGCCAATTTACCTGCTTGGTGACCCACTCATTTAAACTAATAATTCCTCTAATTTATGTTGATTCCAAAGGGTCTGATATAATCCTTTTAAGGCAACTAATTCAGCATGGGTTCCCGTTTGAATAATATGCCCTTGATCCATGACGAAAATGCGATCCGCCGTTGCCGCTGCCGACATTTGATGGGAGATAAACACAACAGTTTTGCGCTGGACTCCGATTTTTAAATTCTGTAAAATTTCTGTTGCTGTTTGATTATCCACACTGGAAAGGGCATCATCTAAAATTAAAAGGGGTGCATCCACTAATAATGCTCTTGCTAACGCAGTTCGTTGTCGTTGTCCCCCGGATAATTGAATTCCTCGTTCTCCCACTAGAGTTTCATATTGTTTGGGAAAATTCAAAATTTCTTCATGAATTTTAGCCATTTTAGCAACTTTTTCAATTTCTGATTGTTCAGCTAGAGGGTTGCCATAGGCAATATTATTGCTAATACTGGTACTAAATAAAAAGCTTTCTTGAGGAACATAAGCGATCGCACGTCTTAAATCAGATAATGTTAATTGAGTAATATCCTGACCATCTACAAATAACTGATCCATCTTAATATCTAATAACCGAGGAATAGCATTCGCTAAGGTTGTTTTTCCAGAACCAATAGGGCCAACAATTGCAACAGTTTCTCCTGGTTTAATCATAAAATTAACATCATTTAAAGCCGGAATTGTGCTTCTGAGATAACTATAGGTTAGATGAAAAGCACTTAACCATCCTTTAACAGGAGTGGGTAAGGGTAAAGGTTCTAAAGGATCTTTAATCCGAGGTTCAACACTTAAAATGGCTTCAATTCGATCAATACTGACTTCTCCTCGCTGATAGGTTGTAATTGTAAATCCTAATAAAGCTGTGGGAAAAACTAAGCGTTCAACATATAAAATTAAAGCAACAAAATTCCCGATACTGAGTTCTCCATTGGCGATCGCTTCATCCCCCACTCCTAATAAAATTAGAAAGCTTAAACTTGCAATTCCGCCTAAAATTGG
It encodes the following:
- a CDS encoding ABC transporter ATP-binding protein, which produces MKSSRLQKLIGYLRPHWKKATLGIVALFLVNAVGVYIPILIRNVVDELQVAIEFDTVQRQVLLIFLLASMMWVIRMISRIVIFGVGRQVEFDLKQRIFNHLLTLEPSYFSESTVGDLINRSTSDVDSIRRLLGFAVLSLANTIFAYGLTLPVMLAINLRLTLLSISVYPLMLILVQVFSGKLRDQQMTVQEKLSNISDLIQEDMSGISLIKIYAQEENERKAFAGHNQELFEANLELAKTRNLLFPILGGIASLSFLILLGVGDEAIANGELSIGNFVALILYVERLVFPTALLGFTITTYQRGEVSIDRIEAILSVEPRIKDPLEPLPLPTPVKGWLSAFHLTYSYLRSTIPALNDVNFMIKPGETVAIVGPIGSGKTTLANAIPRLLDIKMDQLFVDGQDITQLTLSDLRRAIAYVPQESFLFSTSISNNIAYGNPLAEQSEIEKVAKMAKIHEEILNFPKQYETLVGERGIQLSGGQRQRTALARALLVDAPLLILDDALSSVDNQTATEILQNLKIGVQRKTVVFISHQMSAAATADRIFVMDQGHIIQTGTHAELVALKGLYQTLWNQHKLEELLV